A region of Burkholderiales bacterium JOSHI_001 DNA encodes the following proteins:
- a CDS encoding subtilisin-like serine protease (PFAM: Subtilase family), with the protein MLPALRLDPNVLIAEANTVQGAPEAAKGTLPWAIGTQDAYAAQWAGAALNLSAAQALASGSGVTVAVLDTGVDFSHPALLGHLRAGWDFVDGDTDASEGGSSTDAAWGHGTHVAGLVAMTAPGATIWPLRVLDSNGQGNSWAIAEAMLYAVDPDGNPATNDGAQVINLSLGTTTRTAWMRVIQNLVSCTAPDAGDLAGDLSDPGFNDDKARCAASGGPVVVAGAGNNANTKRFYPAAEGVYGLIAVAASNSSGALAGFSNYGKWIGQAAPGEQITSTMPGGLYGTWSGTSMAAPIVSGTAALAKSMSPRMPAEDIRRCMESTGNRIYGSEISQVNPSALLHAVAKDPRGCR; encoded by the coding sequence GTGCTGCCCGCGTTGCGTTTGGATCCCAATGTGTTGATTGCTGAAGCCAACACGGTGCAGGGTGCGCCCGAAGCGGCAAAGGGCACACTCCCCTGGGCCATCGGCACCCAAGACGCCTACGCCGCCCAATGGGCCGGTGCCGCCCTGAACCTGTCGGCGGCCCAAGCACTGGCCTCGGGCAGTGGGGTCACGGTGGCGGTGCTGGACACCGGCGTGGACTTCAGCCACCCGGCCTTGTTGGGCCACCTGCGGGCCGGCTGGGACTTCGTGGACGGCGACACCGACGCGTCCGAAGGTGGCAGTTCGACCGACGCGGCCTGGGGCCATGGCACCCATGTGGCCGGGCTGGTGGCCATGACGGCGCCAGGCGCCACGATCTGGCCGCTGCGTGTGCTGGATTCGAACGGCCAGGGAAATTCATGGGCCATCGCCGAAGCCATGCTCTATGCCGTGGACCCGGACGGCAACCCGGCCACCAACGATGGCGCCCAGGTCATCAACCTGAGCCTGGGCACGACCACGCGCACCGCCTGGATGCGCGTGATCCAGAACCTGGTCAGTTGCACCGCACCTGACGCCGGTGACCTGGCCGGCGATCTGAGCGACCCTGGCTTCAATGACGACAAGGCCCGCTGTGCCGCGTCGGGCGGCCCGGTCGTGGTGGCGGGCGCGGGCAACAACGCCAACACCAAGCGCTTTTACCCCGCTGCCGAAGGCGTGTATGGCCTGATCGCGGTGGCGGCGAGCAATTCGTCGGGCGCGCTGGCCGGTTTCAGCAACTATGGCAAGTGGATCGGGCAGGCCGCGCCCGGCGAACAAATCACCAGCACCATGCCGGGCGGCCTTTACGGCACCTGGAGCGGCACCTCCATGGCCGCACCCATCGTCTCCGGCACGGCTGCGTTGGCGAAGTCCATGTCGCCTCGCATGCCGGCCGAAGACATTCGGCGTTGCATGGAAAGCACCGGCAACCGCATCTACGGCAGCGAGATCAGCCAGGTCAACCCCAGCGCCCTGCTGCATGCCGTGGCCAAGGACCCGCGCGGCTGCCGCTGA
- a CDS encoding hypothetical protein (PFAM: Carboxymuconolactone decarboxylase family~TIGRFAM: alkylhydroperoxidase AhpD family core domain): MARIPYADLAAPDAQPLVQRIVAERGSVLHLYQMLLHSPPLAEGWLGFMTQVRQKLALPGALRELVIMRIAHLNGAPYEADQHAPIALQEGLSQDQLDALPDWPASQAYTPLQRDVLALCDAMTRHVQVDDARVQAVRRQLGERQLVELVATIASYNMVSRFLEALQIHSDDPR; this comes from the coding sequence ATGGCGCGCATCCCCTATGCCGACCTCGCAGCCCCCGACGCGCAGCCCCTGGTGCAGCGCATCGTTGCCGAACGCGGCAGCGTGCTGCACCTGTACCAGATGCTGCTGCACAGCCCGCCGCTGGCCGAAGGCTGGCTGGGCTTCATGACCCAGGTGCGGCAGAAACTGGCACTGCCCGGCGCGCTGCGTGAACTGGTCATCATGCGCATCGCCCACCTGAATGGCGCGCCCTACGAAGCCGACCAGCATGCGCCTATCGCACTGCAGGAGGGTTTGAGCCAGGACCAGTTGGACGCGTTACCCGACTGGCCGGCCAGCCAGGCCTACACGCCGCTGCAACGCGACGTGCTGGCGCTGTGCGACGCCATGACGCGCCATGTGCAGGTGGACGATGCGCGTGTGCAGGCCGTGCGCCGCCAGCTGGGCGAGCGCCAGTTGGTGGAACTGGTGGCCACCATCGCGTCCTACAACATGGTGTCGCGCTTCCTGGAAGCGCTGCAGATCCACTCGGACGACCCGCGCTGA
- a CDS encoding hypothetical protein (PFAM: Tripartite tricarboxylate transporter family receptor) — protein MSVLRRSILLAAVVCALPLAAPGQAWPAKQAIKLVAVFPPGGSVDQVARILAPVLQQRLGQSVVVDNKGGASGAIGTGAVVNAPADGYTFAVVFDTHGVNPSLMPNLPYDTKRDLSTVALIGTGAMVVTTAAATPYKGFADVVKASQGGGSLSYGSIGSGSLGHLAMTMLGKGAKLDLVHVPYRGGGPLMNDALAGHVPLAVGSVFLSKPHIDSGKLRALAVTTSQRSANLPGVPTVAESGFAGFDAPAWWAVLAPAKTPPDIVRRMNEEINAALKTAEVADKLSAQGIVVNIGTPAAAQAFVDQQIDTWAKVVKANDIKAE, from the coding sequence ATGTCTGTCTTGCGCCGTTCGATCCTTCTGGCCGCCGTGGTCTGCGCGCTGCCCCTGGCCGCGCCGGGCCAGGCCTGGCCGGCCAAGCAAGCCATCAAGCTGGTGGCGGTGTTTCCGCCCGGCGGCTCGGTGGACCAGGTGGCGCGCATCCTGGCGCCGGTGCTGCAGCAGCGCCTGGGCCAGAGCGTGGTGGTGGACAACAAGGGCGGTGCATCCGGCGCCATCGGCACCGGTGCGGTGGTGAACGCGCCGGCCGACGGCTACACCTTCGCAGTGGTGTTCGACACCCATGGGGTGAACCCCAGCCTGATGCCCAACCTGCCCTACGACACCAAGCGAGACCTCAGCACCGTGGCGCTGATCGGCACCGGGGCGATGGTGGTCACCACGGCCGCTGCCACGCCCTACAAGGGCTTTGCCGATGTGGTGAAGGCCAGCCAGGGCGGCGGCAGCCTCAGCTACGGCAGCATTGGTTCCGGCAGCCTGGGCCACCTGGCGATGACCATGCTGGGCAAAGGCGCCAAGCTGGACCTGGTGCATGTGCCCTACCGCGGCGGCGGCCCGCTGATGAACGACGCCCTGGCCGGCCACGTGCCCTTGGCGGTGGGCTCGGTGTTCCTGTCCAAGCCGCACATCGACAGCGGCAAGCTGCGCGCGCTGGCGGTCACCACCAGCCAGCGCAGTGCCAACCTGCCCGGCGTGCCCACGGTGGCCGAAAGCGGCTTTGCCGGCTTCGACGCGCCGGCCTGGTGGGCGGTGCTGGCCCCGGCCAAGACCCCGCCGGACATCGTCAGGCGCATGAACGAAGAGATCAACGCCGCCTTGAAAACCGCCGAGGTGGCCGACAAGCTCAGCGCCCAGGGCATCGTGGTGAACATCGGCACGCCGGCCGCGGCGCAGGCCTTTGTGGACCAGCAGATCGACACCTGGGCCAAGGTGGTGAAGGCCAACGACATCAAGGCCGAGTGA
- a CDS encoding PEP-CTERM putative exosortase interaction domain-containing protein (PFAM: PEP-CTERM motif~TIGRFAM: PEP-CTERM putative exosortase interaction domain) encodes MLPSFPEPFMPQLPALRLVLAATVLATTGALANTLPPAGTTLYWSETAPQTRPFVPGASFIMSGAGLGGAAPVVQSLVSGTANIRGPNGLEAPDGQLWWPDQQLGQLSTSEPNGSGLSGFGVGNPYDLDIEAGTLYWSALNSNSLYKVTDPYGAAPVSELLLSGLSNPSAVDAAGGFLYWSEVAGTDRLRRSNLDGSNAVTLLTGIQSYDFEVTSQYIYLSTTFGEVVRSNLDGSGRISLASNIGFLNGIDVEGDAIYLSSLFGQLYAMDLNGQNLSTLYTAPVGSQLRGIVALAALPVPEPASGVLLLAGLGLGAARLRRRAVGAGPRRHRRHAYAGRHRPPAGPLKLR; translated from the coding sequence ATGTTGCCGTCCTTCCCGGAGCCCTTCATGCCCCAACTTCCTGCCCTGCGCCTGGTCCTGGCGGCCACTGTCCTGGCCACCACCGGAGCCCTGGCCAACACACTGCCGCCGGCCGGCACCACGCTGTATTGGTCCGAAACCGCGCCGCAGACGCGGCCCTTCGTGCCCGGGGCCAGCTTCATCATGTCCGGTGCTGGTCTGGGCGGCGCCGCACCCGTGGTGCAAAGCCTGGTGTCGGGCACGGCCAACATCAGGGGCCCCAATGGGCTGGAAGCGCCGGACGGCCAGCTGTGGTGGCCCGACCAGCAGTTGGGCCAGCTCAGCACCAGTGAGCCCAACGGCAGCGGCTTGTCCGGCTTCGGCGTCGGCAACCCCTATGACCTGGACATCGAGGCGGGCACGCTGTACTGGTCCGCCTTGAACAGCAACAGCCTCTACAAGGTGACCGACCCCTACGGCGCTGCGCCCGTCTCTGAACTGCTGCTCAGCGGCCTGAGCAACCCTTCGGCGGTGGACGCGGCCGGCGGCTTCCTGTACTGGAGCGAAGTGGCCGGCACCGACCGCCTGCGCCGCAGCAACCTGGACGGCAGCAACGCCGTCACGTTGTTGACCGGCATCCAGTCCTATGACTTCGAGGTGACATCGCAGTACATCTACCTGAGCACCACCTTCGGCGAGGTGGTGCGCAGCAACCTGGACGGCAGCGGCCGCATCAGCCTGGCCAGCAACATCGGCTTCCTGAACGGCATCGACGTGGAAGGCGACGCGATCTACCTGTCCAGCCTGTTCGGCCAGCTGTACGCCATGGACCTGAACGGCCAGAACCTGAGCACCCTGTACACCGCCCCGGTGGGCAGCCAGTTGCGCGGCATCGTGGCGCTGGCGGCCCTGCCGGTGCCCGAGCCCGCCAGCGGCGTGCTGCTGCTGGCCGGCCTGGGCCTGGGCGCGGCACGGTTGCGCCGCCGCGCTGTCGGTGCAGGACCTCGGCGCCATCGACGGCATGCCTACGCGGGCCGACACCGCCCGCCTGCTGGGCCGCTGAAGCTGCGCTGA
- a CDS encoding threonine aldolase (PFAM: Beta-eliminating lyase): MTDRIDLRSDTVTQPTDAMRQAMAAALVGDDQYGEDPSTNRLQARCAELLGKEAAVWLPTGTMANQVALRTLTRPGDEVIACRESHAAWHELGGAAANAGVQIHEIGQGGRFSADELRLAVKPRNFPIFPTTTLVEVENTHNRAGGVVVPQADVLDICALARELGLATFLDGARLWNASAASGLPVAELAAPFDLVAVAFSKGLGAPGGSLLAGPKALIASATRHRQRMGGAMRQNGVFTAAALHALDHHLARLPEDHAHARALAEALVAGAPVRLDLATVQTNIVVFHLPADLALDAPTLSAQARSRGVLVNAFGPRTVRAVTHLDVSRAQCLRAAAVLVELLGN, encoded by the coding sequence ATGACCGACCGCATCGACCTGCGCTCTGACACCGTCACGCAACCCACCGACGCGATGCGTCAGGCCATGGCCGCCGCCTTGGTGGGGGACGACCAATACGGCGAGGACCCCAGCACCAACCGGCTGCAGGCACGTTGCGCTGAACTGCTGGGCAAGGAGGCCGCGGTGTGGCTGCCCACGGGAACCATGGCCAACCAGGTGGCGCTGCGCACCCTGACGCGACCGGGTGACGAGGTGATCGCCTGCCGCGAGTCCCACGCCGCCTGGCATGAACTGGGCGGCGCGGCGGCCAATGCCGGTGTGCAGATCCACGAGATCGGGCAGGGCGGCCGGTTCAGTGCCGACGAACTGCGCCTGGCGGTCAAGCCGCGCAACTTCCCCATCTTTCCCACCACCACCCTGGTGGAGGTGGAAAACACGCACAACCGCGCCGGCGGCGTGGTGGTCCCGCAGGCCGACGTGCTGGACATTTGCGCATTGGCCCGTGAACTGGGTCTGGCCACCTTCCTCGATGGCGCCCGGCTGTGGAACGCCAGTGCGGCCAGCGGCCTGCCCGTGGCCGAGTTGGCGGCGCCCTTCGACCTGGTGGCCGTGGCGTTCAGCAAGGGCCTGGGCGCGCCCGGCGGGTCGCTGCTGGCCGGCCCGAAGGCCTTGATCGCAAGCGCCACCCGACACCGCCAGCGGATGGGTGGGGCAATGCGCCAGAACGGTGTGTTCACGGCCGCCGCGCTGCATGCGCTGGACCACCACCTGGCGCGGCTGCCCGAGGACCACGCCCATGCGCGTGCCTTGGCCGAAGCCCTGGTTGCCGGCGCGCCGGTGCGGCTGGACCTGGCCACGGTCCAGACCAACATCGTGGTGTTCCACCTGCCTGCGGACCTGGCCTTGGACGCCCCCACGCTGAGTGCCCAGGCGCGGTCCCGCGGCGTGCTGGTCAATGCCTTCGGACCGCGCACCGTGCGCGCAGTGACGCACCTGGATGTGTCGCGGGCGCAATGCCTGCGCGCCGCTGCGGTGCTGGTGGAACTGTTGGGGAACTGA
- a CDS encoding hypothetical protein (PFAM: Glutathione-dependent formaldehyde-activating enzyme), which translates to MSEIHGACRCGAVRYTLALDALPRTYACHCRDCQTWSGSAFSLQFILPEAALSVSGPLAVYELTTPSGSQSIQRMCPICHTRIYNSNSARPGMLVVRAGTLDRSDELEAVAHIWVKRKQPWLRLPEDVPAWGEAAPAADLMQALAPR; encoded by the coding sequence ATGTCTGAGATTCACGGCGCTTGCCGCTGTGGTGCGGTGCGCTACACGCTGGCACTGGATGCACTGCCACGCACCTATGCCTGCCACTGCCGGGACTGCCAGACCTGGAGCGGCAGCGCCTTCAGCCTGCAGTTCATCCTGCCGGAGGCGGCGCTGAGCGTGAGCGGTCCCTTGGCAGTGTATGAACTGACCACCCCCAGCGGCAGCCAGTCGATCCAGCGCATGTGCCCCATCTGCCACACCCGCATCTACAACTCGAACAGCGCACGTCCCGGCATGTTGGTCGTGCGTGCGGGCACGCTGGACCGAAGCGATGAACTCGAGGCGGTCGCCCACATCTGGGTGAAACGGAAGCAGCCCTGGCTGAGGTTGCCGGAAGACGTGCCGGCCTGGGGTGAAGCTGCGCCGGCCGCAGACCTGATGCAGGCCCTGGCACCGCGCTGA
- a CDS encoding signal transduction histidine kinase (PFAM: Histidine kinase; Histidine kinase-, DNA gyrase B-, and HSP90-like ATPase): MKLARWACSSLAALGLAALAGAATGQAAQPLQPARAEVIVSSQAEPPAADDPRWREVPLADAQVAPAAWYRIHFDMDAAAAQRDFWMIYLPYFYGGGRLWLNGALVAEVTQNSPRLRVRWERPSLLPLPAAALRPGANLLLVRAEAAWHHRDTMMPPLALGPQTVLQARFDQRLFIARSVPVVAVASGAVVGLLVLLVWWRRRNEVLYGLFGLAALLWALRTTTFVFDTLSPPVWDAWRLMYFLSTGGFIVVLALFTLALAGWQRRWITRGLLGYWALGPLAYLVGGEAFTARVWVAGLLPVGLAIAITASTAAWRQRSAATISIAVALLVAFVAGLHDYLVAWRSPLVQALAPGWAGERHFLLHHAAMLLLVVMGALLALRLVRTLGEVEAANRTLESRVQQREREVVASYERIAALQRSQAATDERQRIMRDLHDGLGSQLFTSLSRAERGALDADSMADTLRGAIDEMRLAIEALASDEGDFRTAFGNFHFRWDARLREAGLTPHWQLDLPDEVLAIAPHDALQILRIAQEAMTNILKHARAQTVRVRLGHEDGTLALDIADDGRGSASEGHADSRGRGRSNMRLRAQRLGATLELQATPGGNCVSLRMPMLVSPRPPGD, encoded by the coding sequence ATGAAGCTGGCCAGATGGGCCTGCTCTAGCCTGGCCGCGCTGGGCCTGGCCGCGCTGGCCGGCGCGGCCACGGGCCAGGCTGCGCAGCCGCTGCAGCCGGCACGCGCCGAGGTGATCGTCTCGTCGCAGGCCGAGCCGCCCGCCGCCGACGACCCGCGCTGGCGCGAGGTGCCGTTGGCCGACGCGCAGGTGGCGCCGGCGGCCTGGTACCGCATCCACTTCGACATGGACGCGGCAGCGGCCCAGCGCGATTTCTGGATGATCTACCTGCCCTATTTCTACGGTGGGGGTCGGCTCTGGCTGAACGGCGCCTTGGTGGCCGAGGTCACCCAGAATTCACCCCGCCTGCGGGTGCGCTGGGAAAGGCCTTCACTGCTTCCGCTGCCGGCGGCGGCCCTGCGGCCCGGCGCCAACCTGCTGCTGGTGCGGGCCGAGGCCGCCTGGCACCACCGCGACACGATGATGCCGCCGCTGGCCCTGGGGCCGCAGACGGTGCTGCAAGCCCGTTTCGACCAGCGCCTGTTCATCGCCCGCAGCGTGCCGGTGGTGGCGGTGGCCAGCGGCGCGGTCGTGGGCCTGCTGGTGCTGCTGGTCTGGTGGCGCCGGCGCAACGAGGTGCTGTACGGGCTGTTCGGCCTGGCCGCACTGCTGTGGGCACTGCGCACCACCACCTTCGTGTTCGACACCCTGAGCCCACCGGTGTGGGACGCCTGGCGGCTGATGTACTTCCTGAGCACCGGCGGCTTCATCGTGGTGCTGGCGCTGTTCACGCTGGCGCTGGCGGGTTGGCAGCGGCGCTGGATCACCCGCGGCCTGCTGGGCTACTGGGCGCTGGGTCCGCTGGCCTACCTGGTGGGCGGCGAAGCCTTCACCGCCCGGGTGTGGGTGGCGGGTTTGCTGCCGGTGGGCCTGGCCATTGCCATCACCGCCAGCACCGCGGCCTGGCGCCAGCGCAGCGCGGCCACCATCTCCATCGCCGTGGCGCTGCTGGTGGCCTTCGTGGCCGGCCTGCACGACTACCTGGTGGCCTGGCGCTCGCCGCTGGTGCAGGCCCTGGCACCCGGCTGGGCGGGGGAGCGCCACTTCCTGCTGCACCACGCGGCCATGTTGCTGCTGGTGGTGATGGGGGCGCTGCTGGCCCTGCGCCTGGTGCGCACGCTGGGCGAGGTGGAGGCGGCCAACCGCACGCTGGAGTCGCGCGTGCAGCAGCGCGAACGCGAGGTGGTGGCCAGCTACGAACGCATCGCCGCCCTGCAGCGCAGCCAGGCCGCCACCGACGAGCGCCAGCGCATCATGCGCGACCTGCACGACGGCCTGGGCTCGCAGCTCTTCACGTCGCTGTCGCGTGCCGAACGCGGCGCGCTGGATGCAGACTCCATGGCCGACACCCTGCGCGGGGCGATCGACGAAATGCGCCTGGCGATCGAGGCGCTGGCGTCCGATGAAGGCGACTTCCGCACCGCCTTCGGCAACTTCCACTTCCGCTGGGACGCACGGCTGCGCGAGGCCGGGCTGACGCCGCATTGGCAGCTCGACCTGCCCGACGAGGTGCTGGCGATCGCGCCGCACGATGCCCTGCAGATCCTGCGCATCGCCCAGGAAGCCATGACCAACATACTCAAGCATGCGCGGGCGCAGACCGTTCGGGTGCGCCTGGGCCACGAAGACGGCACGCTGGCCCTGGACATCGCCGACGACGGCCGCGGCAGCGCCAGCGAGGGCCATGCCGATTCGCGCGGGCGCGGTCGGTCCAACATGCGGCTGCGCGCCCAGCGCCTGGGTGCGACACTGGAACTTCAGGCGACCCCGGGTGGCAACTGCGTGAGCCTGCGCATGCCGATGCTGGTGTCACCTCGCCCCCCCGGTGACTGA